One window of the Benincasa hispida cultivar B227 chromosome 3, ASM972705v1, whole genome shotgun sequence genome contains the following:
- the LOC120073629 gene encoding protein PXR1-like — MADQTSQSSTSPLTPSTAQLTMRKAAFLAANRHLATQPQTVSRVAGRLNEKKRQDDKEVFGSILSNLEKGGGLPEAEVVNQPLPTEEVTAEVKEEETRRSALVIVDPKETANAESNEEPFRVALEEMVVEKQPEVAEEKKKKKKSKEKKVGEGEPSHHRKVEKKTKEKEDEKDEEGRLRKRKERSERKERR, encoded by the exons ATGGCAGATCAAACATCCCAGTCATCCACTTCACCCTTAACACCTTCAACAGCCCAACTTACCATGCGAAAGGCAGCATTCCTTGCAGCCAATCGTCATCTTGCCACTCAGCCACAAACCGTCTCTCGAGTCGCCGGAAGACTCAA TGAGAAGAAGAGGCAAGATGACAAAGAGGTGTTTGGGAGCATCCTTAGCAACCTGGAGAAAGGAGGAGGACTGCCCGAGGCTGAGGTTGTGAACCAACCACTGCCTACGGAGGAGGTGACAGCGGAGGTGAAGGAAGAGGAAACAAGGAGAAGCGCTCTGGTCATCGTGGATCCTAAGGAGACTGCCAATGCAGAATCTAATGAAGAACCCTTCAGAGTTGCATTGGAAGAAATGGTGGTTGAGAAGCAGCCGGAGGTGgctgaagaaaagaagaagaaaaaaaagagcaaAGAAAAGAAGGTTGGAGAAGGTGAGCCATCCCATCATCGCAAAGTAGAGAAAAAGACCAAAGAGAAGGAGGATGAAAAAGATGAGGAGGGCAGGCTGAGGAAGAGGAAAGAAAGAAGTGAAAGGAAAGAGCGCAGGTAG